From Variimorphobacter saccharofermentans, one genomic window encodes:
- a CDS encoding citrate/2-methylcitrate synthase has protein sequence MSKYSEITPELLELANLCKRNSAIDPELYAKYDVKRGLRDISGKGVLTGLTEICEILSYTIVDNDYVPCEGKLYYRGVDVEEIIDGFMKEDRFGFEEVTYLLMFGELPSKKQLEDFNALIERYRELPPSFVRDIIMKAPSKDMMNTLARSVLTLYSYDDQADNITIENVMRQSMQLIALFPLLSVYGYQAYTHYYFGNSLVIHPPKPGLSTAESILYMLRPDMKYSQLEAKILDIALVLHAEHGGGNNSTFTTHVVTSSGTDTYSAIAASLGSLKGPKHGGANIKVMQMFEDMKTNIKDWTDEEEVSSYLSDLLNKKAFDKSGLIYGMGHAVYSISDPRANVLKQYVKSLSEEKGLLKEFGLYEMVERLAPEIIAKERKMYKGVSANVDFYSGFVYHMLGLPAELYTPIFAIARISGWCAHRLEELINAGKIIRPAYKCVAKHRPYQTLNDREESTN, from the coding sequence ATGAGCAAATATTCTGAAATTACTCCGGAATTATTGGAGCTGGCTAATCTATGTAAAAGGAACTCAGCAATTGACCCCGAATTGTACGCGAAATATGATGTTAAACGTGGTTTACGAGATATCAGCGGTAAAGGTGTTTTAACCGGTTTGACTGAAATCTGCGAGATATTGTCATATACAATAGTAGACAATGATTATGTTCCCTGTGAGGGTAAATTATATTATCGTGGTGTGGATGTGGAAGAGATTATTGATGGCTTTATGAAGGAGGATCGCTTTGGATTTGAAGAAGTGACCTATTTGCTTATGTTTGGCGAACTACCTTCCAAGAAGCAGTTGGAGGATTTTAATGCTTTAATAGAAAGATACAGAGAGCTTCCTCCAAGCTTTGTGCGCGATATCATTATGAAGGCACCAAGCAAGGATATGATGAATACACTTGCGCGAAGTGTTTTAACATTGTATTCCTATGACGATCAGGCTGATAACATTACAATCGAGAATGTTATGCGTCAAAGCATGCAGTTAATTGCATTATTCCCGTTGTTATCCGTATATGGCTATCAAGCATACACTCATTATTATTTTGGTAACAGCTTAGTGATACATCCTCCGAAGCCGGGGTTATCAACTGCAGAGAGTATCCTATATATGCTTAGACCGGATATGAAGTATTCTCAGCTGGAAGCGAAGATATTAGATATTGCCTTAGTACTTCATGCGGAGCATGGTGGTGGTAATAACTCTACATTCACAACCCATGTAGTGACCTCTTCGGGTACCGATACTTATTCTGCAATTGCTGCATCCTTGGGATCACTTAAGGGGCCGAAGCATGGTGGAGCAAATATAAAGGTTATGCAGATGTTTGAAGATATGAAGACGAACATAAAGGATTGGACGGACGAGGAGGAAGTTAGTTCATATCTGTCTGATCTATTGAATAAAAAGGCATTTGATAAATCCGGTCTTATCTATGGTATGGGACATGCTGTTTATTCCATATCAGATCCGAGAGCGAATGTTTTAAAACAATATGTGAAGAGCCTGTCTGAAGAGAAGGGCCTGTTGAAGGAATTCGGTTTATATGAAATGGTAGAGCGACTTGCACCAGAGATCATAGCAAAGGAACGTAAGATGTATAAAGGCGTAAGTGCGAATGTAGACTTCTATAGTGGATTCGTATACCATATGCTTGGTCTTCCCGCAGAGCTGTATACACCAATCTTTGCAATTGCAAGAATATCTGGTTGGTGTGCGCACCGCCTGGAGGAATTGATTAATGCAGGTAAGATTATACGTCCGGCATATAAATGTGTGGCAAAGCACCGCCCTTATCAAACACTGAATGATAGAGAAGAGTCAACTAATTAA
- the coaD gene encoding pantetheine-phosphate adenylyltransferase → MKIGIYPGSFDPITLGHLDVITRASGLVDKLIIGVLKNSAKKPLFTADERVALIEQVLKEKKNLPDIQVKAFDGLLIDFASQQNASIIVRGLRAITDFEYELQIAQTNHKLNPVIDTVFFTTSVEYSYLSSSAVKEIASFGGDIRQFVPECIVQAVYDKYKMIRRV, encoded by the coding sequence ATGAAAATTGGAATTTATCCTGGAAGTTTTGACCCAATTACCTTAGGACATTTGGATGTTATAACAAGAGCTTCGGGATTAGTTGATAAATTAATCATCGGTGTATTGAAAAACAGTGCAAAAAAGCCATTGTTTACAGCTGATGAGCGCGTTGCATTAATTGAACAGGTACTGAAGGAAAAGAAGAATTTACCGGATATTCAAGTGAAAGCCTTTGATGGATTGCTGATTGATTTTGCATCCCAGCAAAATGCTTCTATCATTGTAAGAGGATTGCGGGCAATCACAGACTTTGAATATGAGCTTCAGATAGCACAAACAAATCATAAGCTGAATCCGGTGATTGATACAGTTTTCTTTACCACAAGCGTAGAGTATTCCTATCTGAGTTCCAGTGCAGTAAAAGAAATCGCCTCCTTTGGCGGGGATATTAGACAATTTGTTCCGGAGTGTATTGTACAAGCTGTGTATGACAAATATAAAATGATAAGGAGAGTTTGA
- a CDS encoding L,D-transpeptidase family protein produces the protein MNMKTKRLLKMSIMILVCITMFLSFPVPQIAFAKVKYPYLIKVNRVHNTITVYEMDEAGKYTKPIKAMLCSVGVNGLTKTGTFQTKAKYRWKELMGDVYGQYSTRIVDGILFHSVYYYENGNPATLATNQFNKLGTAASHGCVRLSVADAKWIYDNCAVGTTVIIYDDKKSPGPLGKPEGIKISGNIRWDPTDPDKNNPYNSKIPTISGAKNLTVEYGNEADLLKGIKAKSSLGEDITKKINIEGKVDFYTSGKYKITYTVVDILGKVARKTITVTVKENKVKAEIEGVRDYIVNGDTVLDKEYLLKNVKAYRGEDPIAKEDIKVTIKNKSETEYAVTYRVDDGKDKVTANCTIYVDREAPVFEGISDRILEQGEIPDTASALSGVTVSDNYSDMDTDDITVTIEENEDGTYLITYKAVDDVGNAAEQQVLFHY, from the coding sequence ATGAATATGAAAACCAAAAGATTACTAAAAATGAGCATTATGATATTGGTATGTATTACTATGTTCCTAAGTTTTCCCGTACCGCAGATCGCATTTGCAAAAGTAAAATATCCCTATTTGATTAAGGTGAACCGGGTACACAATACCATTACTGTTTATGAGATGGATGAAGCAGGTAAATATACCAAACCTATTAAAGCGATGCTATGTTCAGTAGGAGTGAATGGATTAACGAAGACGGGCACTTTTCAAACCAAAGCAAAGTATCGTTGGAAGGAATTAATGGGAGATGTCTATGGACAATATTCTACGCGTATTGTGGATGGAATACTGTTCCATTCGGTATATTACTATGAGAATGGAAACCCTGCGACACTGGCAACGAATCAATTTAACAAATTAGGAACGGCTGCTTCGCATGGCTGTGTGCGCCTTTCGGTAGCAGATGCAAAGTGGATTTACGACAATTGTGCGGTGGGTACAACTGTAATCATATATGATGACAAAAAAAGTCCTGGACCGCTTGGTAAGCCTGAAGGAATAAAGATATCGGGTAATATTCGTTGGGATCCAACAGATCCGGATAAAAACAATCCTTATAATAGTAAAATACCTACGATTAGCGGAGCGAAGAACCTGACCGTCGAATATGGTAATGAAGCTGATTTATTAAAGGGAATAAAGGCAAAATCCTCATTGGGTGAGGATATTACGAAAAAAATAAATATTGAAGGTAAAGTTGATTTCTATACCTCTGGAAAATACAAGATTACATATACGGTGGTAGATATCCTCGGAAAGGTAGCCAGGAAAACAATAACAGTTACTGTAAAAGAGAATAAGGTTAAGGCAGAAATTGAGGGCGTTCGTGATTATATTGTTAACGGAGATACAGTTCTTGATAAGGAGTACTTACTAAAAAATGTGAAGGCATATCGAGGAGAAGATCCGATTGCAAAAGAGGATATTAAGGTTACCATTAAGAATAAGAGTGAAACAGAGTATGCTGTTACTTACCGTGTGGATGATGGTAAGGATAAAGTAACAGCAAACTGTACGATTTATGTGGATAGAGAAGCTCCAGTATTTGAAGGCATATCGGATCGAATTCTGGAACAGGGCGAGATACCGGATACTGCATCTGCATTGTCAGGAGTTACTGTGAGTGATAATTATTCAGATATGGATACGGATGATATTACAGTAACGATTGAAGAGAATGAGGACGGAACTTATCTGATAACCTATAAAGCAGTGGATGATGTTGGGAATGCTGCAGAACAGCAAGTGTTATTTCATTATTGA
- the rsmD gene encoding 16S rRNA (guanine(966)-N(2))-methyltransferase RsmD, whose product MRVIAGKARRLQLRTPEGFETRPTTDKTKETLFNILSPYLADSDFLDLFSGSGAIGIEALSRGAKYAAFVEDNKAALECINANLRFTKLQDNAEVLALKAMDAIRALEVKGKVFDVVFMDPPYDKLLEKEVLLALQKSNIIYCDTIIVVEASLKTNFDYLNDTKFRIFKTKQYKSNQHVFIELK is encoded by the coding sequence ATGAGAGTGATAGCGGGTAAAGCAAGAAGATTACAGCTAAGAACACCGGAAGGCTTTGAAACCAGACCAACTACCGATAAAACGAAAGAAACCTTATTTAATATATTAAGCCCATATCTGGCAGATTCTGATTTTCTGGATTTGTTCTCAGGTAGCGGAGCGATAGGAATAGAAGCATTATCCAGAGGAGCAAAATATGCTGCTTTTGTTGAAGATAATAAAGCAGCTTTAGAATGTATTAATGCCAATTTAAGATTTACGAAATTACAGGACAATGCTGAAGTACTGGCTTTGAAAGCGATGGATGCGATTCGGGCTTTAGAGGTCAAGGGAAAAGTATTCGATGTCGTTTTCATGGATCCTCCATATGACAAGCTTTTAGAAAAAGAGGTTTTGCTTGCTTTACAGAAGTCAAACATTATATATTGCGATACCATCATTGTGGTAGAAGCCTCATTAAAAACGAACTTTGATTATCTAAATGATACAAAATTCCGGATTTTTAAGACAAAGCAATATAAATCAAATCAACATGTGTTTATCGAATTAAAATAG
- the pepF gene encoding oligoendopeptidase F, producing the protein MAEKKSLPKRSEVDVRYTWAIEDLYVSDEQWQKEYEKIKEMLPKAAEYQGRLSKSGDLLLSFLQLCDQINQMMERVYVYANQKYHEDTGNSTYQDLSNKAGSLFVQVNSTLSFATPELLKIPEDMLAQFYHDNEELKQYDFYLKDILRRKAHILSGEMEELLADVGEIAEAPDNIFSMFNNADIKFPEIRNEEGEMVRITHGRYGQLLESEDRRVRREAFEGVYSTYYSFRNTLAASFSANVKQEAFFAKARKYSSTLEKALSDSNVPVEVYTNLIDAVHENMHLMHRYVALRKKLLGVDELHMYDLYAPLVQDVKMDIPYEEAKNIVAKGLEALGEDYQRVLQEGYNHRWIDVYENENKRSGAYSWGAYGTHPYVLLNYNDTLNNVFTLAHEMGHAIHSYYSDKEQPYIYAGYKIFVAEVASTCNEALLIDYLLKNTNDKKEKAYLINHFLEKFKGTLYRQTMFAEFEMITHRMVEEGQSLTADTLCKIYHDLNVAYFGDGIVIDPEIDMEWARIPHFYNAFYVYQYATGYSAAIALSRRIQKEGEAAVKDYIRFLSGGSSNYPIELLKMAGVDMNTKEPVNQALSLFAELLDQLEELMKE; encoded by the coding sequence ATGGCAGAGAAGAAGAGTCTACCAAAGAGAAGTGAAGTCGATGTAAGATATACCTGGGCGATAGAAGATCTATATGTATCGGACGAACAATGGCAAAAAGAATATGAGAAGATAAAAGAAATGCTTCCCAAAGCTGCTGAGTATCAGGGAAGACTTAGTAAATCCGGAGATTTGCTGTTAAGCTTTTTACAGCTATGCGATCAGATTAATCAAATGATGGAACGGGTATATGTCTATGCGAATCAAAAGTATCATGAAGATACGGGAAATTCAACCTACCAGGATCTATCTAATAAAGCAGGATCTCTGTTCGTGCAGGTGAATAGTACGCTTTCATTTGCTACTCCGGAATTACTTAAGATACCGGAGGATATGCTGGCACAGTTCTATCATGACAATGAGGAACTAAAGCAGTACGATTTCTATCTGAAGGATATTCTGCGAAGGAAAGCGCATATATTATCCGGCGAAATGGAGGAATTATTGGCTGATGTAGGAGAAATAGCAGAGGCTCCGGACAATATATTCTCCATGTTTAATAATGCAGATATTAAGTTCCCTGAGATTCGGAATGAAGAAGGCGAGATGGTACGAATCACTCATGGAAGATATGGTCAATTACTGGAGAGTGAGGATCGCAGAGTAAGAAGGGAAGCCTTTGAAGGAGTTTATTCAACGTACTACAGCTTTCGCAATACGCTGGCAGCATCCTTTAGTGCCAATGTCAAGCAGGAGGCTTTCTTTGCCAAAGCACGTAAATATTCATCAACGCTGGAAAAAGCCTTAAGTGACTCCAATGTTCCGGTAGAGGTTTATACCAACTTGATAGATGCTGTCCATGAAAATATGCATTTAATGCATCGTTATGTTGCCCTTCGAAAGAAGCTTTTAGGTGTAGACGAGCTTCACATGTATGATTTATATGCTCCTTTGGTGCAGGATGTGAAGATGGATATTCCATATGAAGAAGCAAAGAATATTGTGGCAAAGGGATTGGAAGCATTAGGTGAAGATTATCAGAGAGTACTGCAGGAGGGCTATAATCATCGTTGGATTGATGTCTATGAAAATGAGAATAAACGCAGCGGAGCTTATTCCTGGGGAGCCTATGGCACCCATCCTTATGTTCTGCTTAATTATAATGACACCTTGAATAATGTATTTACCTTAGCACACGAGATGGGGCATGCAATCCACAGCTATTATTCCGATAAGGAACAGCCCTATATCTATGCAGGGTATAAGATTTTTGTGGCAGAAGTGGCTTCTACCTGCAATGAAGCCTTATTAATCGATTATCTGCTGAAAAACACGAATGATAAGAAGGAAAAGGCTTATCTGATCAATCATTTTCTGGAGAAATTCAAGGGTACCTTATATCGTCAGACCATGTTTGCTGAATTTGAAATGATTACTCATAGAATGGTGGAAGAGGGACAGAGTCTCACTGCAGATACTTTATGTAAAATCTATCATGACTTAAATGTGGCTTATTTTGGTGATGGTATTGTGATTGATCCTGAGATTGATATGGAATGGGCAAGAATTCCTCATTTTTATAACGCGTTCTATGTATATCAGTATGCTACCGGGTATTCTGCCGCTATTGCTTTGTCCAGAAGAATTCAGAAGGAGGGCGAAGCTGCTGTTAAGGATTATATCCGCTTTTTATCAGGTGGAAGCTCGAATTATCCCATCGAGTTATTAAAGATGGCCGGAGTAGATATGAATACCAAAGAGCCCGTGAATCAGGCTCTCAGCTTGTTCGCAGAGCTCCTGGACCAGCTGGAAGAATTGATGAAGGAATAA
- a CDS encoding alpha/beta-type small acid-soluble spore protein — protein MSRRNRAEIPEAQEALNRFKYEVANEIGVPLKQGYNGDLTSYQNGSVGGYMVKKMIQDAEKRMAGK, from the coding sequence ATGTCAAGAAGAAATCGAGCAGAAATACCGGAAGCACAAGAAGCATTAAATCGTTTCAAATACGAGGTAGCCAATGAAATTGGAGTTCCTCTGAAGCAAGGCTACAATGGAGATTTAACTTCCTATCAGAATGGCTCTGTTGGTGGTTATATGGTTAAGAAAATGATACAGGACGCAGAAAAAAGAATGGCGGGAAAATAA
- a CDS encoding HrpE/YscL family type III secretion apparatus protein, producing the protein MGASRIEQLIEDIYEFVESCRMQPLSSTKVIVPKDELYDLLDELRLRTPDEIKRYQKIIANRDAIIADAEEKAEGILRQTKEKSKELLNEHEIMQQAYYQANEMIMQASEEAERIRREAAEEAEQIRTGALVYSNDVLTEVERVLANAYDTAISKYDSFIGTLKSNLEIINNNKRELSEQLYAQENPSEQGTVNPEYEDDFNFDENTFIDGAQ; encoded by the coding sequence ATGGGTGCAAGCAGAATAGAGCAATTAATTGAAGACATATACGAATTTGTAGAAAGTTGCAGGATGCAACCATTATCAAGCACAAAGGTAATTGTACCGAAGGACGAGCTTTATGATTTGTTGGATGAGTTGCGTCTTCGTACACCTGATGAAATCAAGCGTTATCAGAAAATTATTGCTAATCGAGATGCAATCATCGCCGATGCGGAAGAAAAAGCAGAGGGTATCCTGCGTCAGACCAAGGAAAAGTCAAAGGAATTACTTAACGAACATGAAATAATGCAACAGGCATATTATCAGGCAAATGAAATGATTATGCAAGCCTCTGAGGAAGCTGAGCGGATTCGCAGAGAAGCAGCGGAGGAAGCTGAGCAGATCAGAACGGGTGCTTTGGTTTATTCGAATGATGTTCTTACAGAAGTAGAGCGGGTATTGGCGAATGCTTACGACACCGCAATTAGCAAATACGACAGCTTTATTGGTACACTCAAGAGTAATCTTGAAATTATTAATAATAATAAAAGAGAATTAAGCGAACAGCTTTATGCTCAGGAGAATCCCTCAGAACAAGGTACTGTGAATCCGGAGTATGAGGATGATTTTAATTTTGATGAGAATACCTTTATTGATGGTGCTCAATAA
- a CDS encoding DUF2298 domain-containing protein, with amino-acid sequence MKKIIYSIIAVILVIGGRVLLRGDYIAFLQWWAAVFTLGIIFMPMTTLIMKPFHDKGYLFSKVIGIAIAGYLMWLFSSLHLLRFNQLSCYITVIICLVFNLLLLLMKRKHKKSDIIEDTYSVWKSTLDSIISEELLFFGLFLFFTYIRGFKPEAYGTEKFMDYGFMTSMMRSDYMPPQDFWFSGTKLNYYYVGQYMATFLTRYSLVKVELGYNLMLMMVGAFAFILPYSLVYQLTLNYIREQKKKFRALPAISGLIGGVAVCFAGNMHYPTYMFFEPLVRKFFGMEEGTYHYWFPDATRFIGYHPETTDKTIHEFPAYSFVLGDLHAHVINIMFVLTVLGILLAWSYSRKELSDQKMPLWKEVFHPAILLVSFFIGLFHTTNFWDFPIYFIVSGAIILFTNLAVYRFSRNGFLVTALQGIAVVIISKIIALPFTLNFDQISTNINLVEANTPLNQLIILWGLPIFIIVSFLCFSIADFNRSRNDLRVKEPVRLRPAFFHYFEEMSLSDQFIILTGLCAIGLVLLPEIFYVVDIYSGDYKRANTMFKLTYQAFIMFGIGFGYIFTRLLCFGHTRRQRRVSVFGLILFGMSLLYIQNAVNAWYGNIFDWNGYQGINAADFVETDMPEDAQAIQWLKENVKGTPVVLEANGDSYTDYQRVSVLTGLPTVLGWRTHEWLWKSDNVALDERAADIEEIYTSTEKSKVMELIEKYHISYIYVGKLEYEKFEFVNDSLIKSLGDVVFSSPTTLDHTNETYIVKINNN; translated from the coding sequence ATGAAAAAGATAATATATTCAATTATTGCTGTTATTTTAGTTATCGGCGGAAGAGTGTTGCTACGGGGAGATTATATTGCTTTTTTGCAATGGTGGGCAGCGGTTTTCACCTTGGGTATTATATTTATGCCAATGACGACATTGATTATGAAACCGTTCCATGATAAAGGGTATCTCTTTTCCAAAGTAATTGGAATTGCAATAGCGGGATATTTGATGTGGCTATTTTCCTCCCTGCATTTACTGCGGTTTAACCAGCTTTCCTGTTATATTACGGTGATAATATGCTTGGTATTCAATTTACTATTGTTGTTAATGAAACGAAAACATAAGAAGAGTGATATTATAGAAGATACTTACTCGGTATGGAAATCCACTCTTGACTCCATCATATCAGAGGAACTACTATTCTTTGGATTATTCCTTTTTTTTACCTATATACGTGGCTTTAAGCCGGAAGCGTACGGTACTGAGAAATTCATGGACTATGGCTTTATGACAAGCATGATGCGTAGCGATTATATGCCACCGCAGGATTTCTGGTTTTCAGGAACGAAGCTCAATTATTATTATGTAGGGCAATATATGGCAACCTTCCTAACCAGATATAGTTTGGTAAAAGTAGAATTAGGCTATAATCTCATGTTGATGATGGTAGGGGCATTTGCATTTATCCTGCCTTACAGTTTGGTATATCAGTTAACCCTGAATTACATCAGGGAGCAGAAGAAAAAGTTTAGGGCTCTTCCGGCAATCAGCGGTTTAATTGGTGGTGTAGCCGTATGTTTTGCCGGGAATATGCATTATCCGACTTATATGTTCTTTGAACCATTGGTTCGCAAATTCTTTGGAATGGAAGAAGGAACCTATCATTATTGGTTTCCCGATGCTACCCGGTTTATCGGATATCATCCTGAGACCACCGATAAAACGATTCATGAGTTCCCGGCCTATTCCTTTGTATTAGGAGATTTGCACGCCCATGTAATCAATATTATGTTTGTACTTACGGTACTGGGAATACTGTTGGCTTGGTCGTATTCCCGCAAAGAGTTGTCTGATCAGAAGATGCCCCTTTGGAAGGAAGTGTTTCATCCGGCCATTCTATTAGTTTCTTTTTTTATCGGTTTGTTTCATACAACAAATTTTTGGGACTTTCCAATTTATTTTATTGTGTCGGGTGCAATTATTCTATTTACCAATTTAGCTGTATACAGGTTTAGCAGGAATGGATTTCTTGTAACTGCGCTTCAGGGTATAGCGGTGGTTATTATTTCGAAGATTATTGCACTACCATTTACTTTGAATTTTGATCAGATTTCTACGAATATTAACCTGGTAGAAGCTAATACACCACTAAATCAGTTAATTATATTATGGGGACTGCCGATATTTATTATAGTATCATTTCTATGCTTTTCCATAGCGGATTTTAATAGATCACGAAACGATCTTAGGGTAAAGGAGCCTGTAAGGTTAAGACCTGCTTTTTTTCATTATTTTGAAGAAATGTCCTTATCAGACCAGTTTATTATATTAACCGGATTATGCGCAATTGGTTTAGTGCTTCTACCAGAGATATTCTATGTTGTAGATATCTATTCCGGAGATTATAAACGGGCAAATACGATGTTCAAGCTGACATATCAGGCGTTTATTATGTTTGGTATCGGTTTTGGCTATATATTTACAAGATTACTTTGCTTTGGACATACAAGGCGGCAGAGACGGGTATCTGTATTCGGACTCATTCTTTTCGGAATGTCCCTATTATATATACAGAATGCGGTGAATGCCTGGTATGGCAATATCTTTGACTGGAATGGTTATCAGGGAATTAATGCGGCAGACTTTGTGGAAACGGATATGCCGGAGGATGCACAGGCGATTCAGTGGTTAAAGGAAAATGTGAAAGGGACACCAGTGGTTTTGGAAGCCAATGGTGACAGCTATACAGACTATCAAAGAGTGTCAGTGCTGACAGGATTACCGACAGTATTAGGATGGAGGACCCATGAATGGTTATGGAAATCAGATAATGTGGCATTGGATGAGAGAGCTGCTGACATCGAAGAAATCTATACTTCTACAGAGAAATCAAAAGTAATGGAATTAATAGAAAAGTATCATATCTCTTATATCTATGTCGGTAAGCTGGAATATGAGAAATTTGAATTCGTGAATGACAGCTTAATTAAGAGTCTGGGAGATGTTGTATTTTCAAGTCCTACTACTTTGGATCATACCAATGAAACCTATATTGTTAAAATTAACAATAATTAG
- a CDS encoding putative ABC transporter permease, which translates to MIIAGTRRRMYDLSTLFAWFIIYSYIGWLYETIVCSVSAGRFVQRGFMYGPLCPIYGSCIVLMIVLFSDRCKSKVSLFFSCAFLASMMEYLVSYTMESIFQNRWWDYSNEFLNLNGRICLGASIIFGISGVIIIRYLHPKLLDYMEKNFSSNSIRLANRFVLAIFLFDLFVSVQMSL; encoded by the coding sequence ATGATAATTGCAGGTACTCGACGAAGAATGTATGATTTATCAACACTTTTTGCGTGGTTTATCATTTACAGTTACATAGGCTGGCTATACGAGACGATTGTCTGTTCCGTGAGTGCCGGAAGATTTGTACAGCGCGGATTTATGTATGGACCCCTATGTCCGATTTATGGTAGTTGTATTGTATTAATGATAGTATTATTTTCGGATCGATGTAAGAGCAAAGTTTCTTTATTTTTTTCCTGTGCATTTCTGGCATCGATGATGGAATACCTGGTATCTTATACGATGGAAAGCATTTTTCAAAATCGTTGGTGGGACTATTCCAATGAATTTTTGAATCTGAATGGACGCATATGTCTGGGAGCATCCATCATATTCGGAATTAGCGGAGTGATTATTATCCGATATCTGCACCCAAAGCTGTTGGATTATATGGAGAAGAACTTCTCCTCCAATTCCATTCGATTAGCGAACAGATTCGTATTAGCCATATTTCTGTTTGATTTATTTGTTTCTGTACAGATGAGTTTGTAA
- a CDS encoding transporter produces MNLVNKYKHIFIKGFIILFLFMMVIFPGASFQGASTGLLLWFHNVLPNLLPFIIISNLMIRLNVTRQLSKVFYPVLGRLFGVSCEGCYPIVIGFLSGIPMGAKTTSDLVNENKINRNEGQFLLAMCNNASPMFIIGYIAITQLKLPHIKYALFFILYASAIVSALLWRFLNDHLENKEETHDKTDNMMLQAQSNPVNPSFSFQLLDNSIMNGFEVVTRIGGYIILFNILAQIIKEVGPDFGFLKAFIMGIVEITTGINQISNTQLHTNIKIVLIVVLTSFGGISGMAQTKSVLGDSGLSMKTYVIVKLMNAAISLLLASLYVTLVHS; encoded by the coding sequence ATGAATTTAGTTAATAAATATAAACATATTTTCATAAAAGGATTTATTATTCTTTTTTTATTTATGATGGTTATATTTCCCGGTGCCTCCTTTCAGGGAGCAAGTACCGGTCTTTTGTTATGGTTTCATAATGTATTACCCAATCTGCTTCCGTTTATTATCATATCAAATCTAATGATTCGTCTAAATGTTACCAGACAGCTTAGCAAAGTATTCTACCCGGTTCTTGGCAGATTATTTGGAGTCAGCTGTGAAGGTTGTTATCCCATTGTTATTGGCTTTCTATCCGGAATTCCCATGGGTGCCAAGACCACCTCCGATTTAGTGAATGAGAATAAAATAAATCGAAATGAGGGTCAATTTCTTCTGGCAATGTGCAATAATGCCAGTCCTATGTTTATCATTGGATATATAGCCATTACTCAATTAAAGCTTCCCCATATTAAATATGCATTATTCTTTATTTTATATGCCTCAGCCATTGTGAGCGCACTCCTTTGGAGATTCCTCAATGATCATCTTGAAAATAAAGAAGAAACACATGACAAGACTGATAACATGATGTTGCAAGCTCAGAGTAATCCAGTAAATCCTTCCTTTTCATTTCAACTTTTGGACAATTCTATCATGAATGGTTTTGAGGTAGTTACCAGAATAGGTGGTTATATTATACTATTTAACATTCTTGCACAAATTATTAAAGAAGTCGGACCGGATTTTGGCTTTCTTAAAGCCTTTATTATGGGTATTGTTGAGATTACCACCGGTATTAATCAAATCAGTAATACTCAGTTACATACAAATATAAAAATAGTCCTAATCGTAGTACTAACCTCCTTTGGTGGTATTTCAGGCATGGCACAAACCAAAAGTGTACTTGGTGATTCAGGACTATCCATGAAAACATATGTGATCGTTAAACTAATGAATGCAGCAATATCCCTATTATTGGCTTCTCTTTATGTAACGCTGGTCCATTCATGA